A region from the Methanofollis liminatans DSM 4140 genome encodes:
- a CDS encoding TIGR04083 family peptide-modifying radical SAM enzyme gives MKTPFHIMLVPTLGCPSHCAYCWSSEEGSPVMSIETLREVAEWLRDFRDDPATVTFHGGEPLLAGAAFYRQALPMLAEALSRQGCYFALQTNLWRMTPEIAEVLAAYRVPLGSSIDGPRDLNDLQRGDGYFDKTMRGYEIARAHGLDVSFICTFTRHSVEHREEIFQFFLENAFTLKLHPALPSLRGSEPEKWALSPEKYGELLVYLLDQALEHMGEIDVMNINDLCRCVFTRRGTVCTFADCMGNTFAIGPDGSIYPCYRFIGMPAYVMGHVRDRPTAEDLAASAAGQLMQAYKEFVDGHCGGCAHIGYCRGGCPYNAITPTGGEIKDVDPHCTAYKRIFDEINDRLNDEMFNAPSMMEANPFGSRRRKPAKPGVMTLMHRIAMK, from the coding sequence ATGAAAACGCCCTTTCACATCATGCTCGTGCCGACGCTCGGGTGCCCGTCCCACTGCGCATACTGCTGGAGTTCAGAGGAAGGATCGCCGGTGATGAGCATCGAGACCCTCAGGGAAGTGGCAGAATGGCTCAGGGATTTCAGGGACGACCCCGCCACCGTCACCTTCCACGGCGGCGAACCCCTCCTCGCCGGGGCGGCGTTCTATAGGCAGGCGCTGCCGATGCTCGCCGAGGCGTTGAGCCGCCAGGGCTGTTATTTCGCCCTTCAGACCAACCTCTGGCGGATGACCCCGGAGATCGCAGAGGTGCTGGCCGCGTACCGCGTCCCGCTCGGGTCCAGCATCGACGGCCCGCGGGATCTCAACGACCTCCAGCGGGGGGACGGCTACTTCGATAAGACGATGCGGGGCTACGAGATCGCACGGGCCCACGGCCTCGACGTCAGCTTCATCTGCACCTTCACGCGCCACTCCGTAGAGCACCGCGAGGAGATCTTCCAGTTCTTCCTGGAAAACGCGTTCACCCTGAAACTGCACCCTGCCCTGCCCTCCCTCCGCGGCTCAGAACCCGAGAAATGGGCGCTCTCCCCGGAGAAGTACGGCGAACTCCTGGTCTACCTCCTGGACCAGGCCCTCGAGCATATGGGCGAGATCGACGTGATGAACATCAACGATCTCTGCCGATGCGTGTTCACCCGCCGCGGCACCGTCTGCACCTTCGCCGACTGCATGGGAAACACCTTCGCGATCGGGCCCGACGGGAGCATCTACCCCTGCTACCGTTTCATCGGGATGCCGGCCTACGTGATGGGGCATGTGCGCGACCGCCCGACCGCAGAAGACCTCGCCGCCTCGGCGGCCGGACAGTTGATGCAGGCCTATAAGGAGTTCGTGGACGGGCATTGCGGGGGGTGTGCGCACATCGGGTACTGCCGGGGCGGGTGCCCGTACAACGCGATCACCCCGACCGGCGGGGAGATAAAAGACGTCGACCCGCACTGCACCGCGTATAAGAGGATCTTCGACGAGATCAACGACCGGTTGAACGACGAGATGTTCAACGCACCCTCCATGATGGAGGCAAATCCCTTCGGATCGCGGCGGAGAAAACCTGCGAAGCCCGGTGTCATGACCCTGATGCACCGGATCGCGATGAAGTAG
- a CDS encoding PAS domain S-box protein, giving the protein MEDPPIRVLIVDDEPSLGEICQIFLEEMGGFSCDTVTSGAEALEQVSTSPYDAIVSDYQMPGMNGIELLKEIRGGGMDIPLIIFTGKGREAVVIEALNSGADFYLQKGGDPEALFIELAFKIRQAVQRKRTEEALVRTRFSIEHSPEEYYWIDCDGFLLDVNEQSCSMLGYTREELRHLRVMDVDSLYGEDDWRALWQQLKEEHHLRVESVHRKKDGTVYPVEISLAHHRMGDKEFMCAFAYDISGRKKAQEEAHLSEVMNRAIFETSGEATAVFNEDTTIMMANREFERLSGYPVEELVGKRSWTEFVAEEDRGRLLEYHRQRRISGGSAPRCYEFRAVDREGVVRAYSAVVDMIPGTTLRIASYLDITERKQAEEAIRKSEENLRSFMNALPEPALLLGADGIVLAANDAMVETFGRRGGAAVGLSLRDLYPEAFTVLKLPLERAIREKRFIDEVCSVQGRCINVKICPVTDAGGAVGSLAVYGMDVTEQKNTGDALKKASKKLNLLSGITRHDMLNQITVALGSLSLASQQIDDEEVRARIEHAHAAVMNIQKGLEFAKDYQNMGMMPPAWQRLDAVVRAAAASVPLDGILLDLQAEAVEVFADPMLERVFANLLDNAVRHGEGVTAIGISCHEQDDGSAAIVIEDNGIGVPEGLKERIFESGYGRHTGHGLFLVREILDITGISIAEIGEEGKGARFVITAPPGGHRPASECPGIAPRIAPQT; this is encoded by the coding sequence GTGGAAGACCCCCCCATCCGTGTTCTGATCGTCGACGACGAACCCTCCCTCGGTGAGATCTGCCAGATATTCCTGGAAGAAATGGGCGGATTCTCGTGCGACACCGTCACCTCGGGAGCAGAGGCGCTGGAGCAGGTCTCCACCTCTCCCTATGACGCCATCGTCTCCGATTATCAGATGCCCGGTATGAACGGGATAGAACTGCTCAAGGAGATCCGCGGCGGCGGGATGGATATACCCCTCATCATCTTCACAGGCAAAGGGCGCGAGGCGGTGGTGATCGAGGCCCTGAACAGTGGCGCCGACTTTTATCTCCAGAAAGGGGGAGATCCGGAGGCACTCTTCATCGAACTGGCGTTCAAGATCAGGCAGGCGGTGCAGCGGAAAAGAACTGAAGAGGCACTCGTCAGGACGCGGTTCTCGATCGAGCACTCTCCTGAGGAATATTACTGGATCGATTGTGATGGTTTCCTCCTCGACGTCAACGAGCAGTCCTGCTCCATGCTCGGATACACGCGGGAGGAACTCCGGCACCTGCGGGTCATGGACGTCGATTCCCTCTATGGGGAGGACGATTGGCGCGCACTCTGGCAGCAGCTCAAAGAGGAGCACCACCTCAGGGTCGAATCGGTCCACCGGAAAAAAGACGGAACCGTCTATCCCGTGGAGATCTCCCTGGCCCATCACAGGATGGGCGATAAGGAGTTCATGTGCGCTTTTGCCTATGACATCAGCGGGAGGAAGAAAGCACAGGAAGAGGCGCATCTCTCTGAAGTGATGAACCGGGCGATCTTCGAGACATCAGGGGAGGCGACGGCGGTCTTCAATGAAGATACCACCATTATGATGGCGAACAGAGAGTTTGAGCGTCTTTCCGGGTATCCTGTCGAGGAGCTGGTGGGGAAGAGGAGCTGGACCGAGTTCGTCGCGGAGGAGGATCGGGGACGGCTGCTGGAATATCACCGGCAGAGACGGATTTCCGGGGGTTCTGCCCCGCGATGCTATGAGTTCAGGGCCGTGGACAGGGAGGGGGTGGTGAGGGCGTACAGCGCCGTGGTCGATATGATCCCCGGGACGACCCTGAGGATCGCCTCATATCTCGATATCACCGAGCGCAAACAGGCTGAAGAGGCGATCCGGAAGAGTGAGGAGAACCTCCGCTCTTTCATGAACGCCCTGCCCGAACCGGCCCTTCTGCTGGGCGCAGACGGGATCGTCCTCGCCGCAAACGATGCGATGGTCGAGACCTTCGGCCGGAGGGGCGGCGCGGCGGTCGGTTTGTCTCTCCGCGATCTCTACCCCGAGGCGTTCACCGTCTTGAAATTGCCTCTCGAAAGGGCGATACGGGAAAAGAGATTCATCGATGAGGTGTGTTCTGTTCAGGGCAGGTGCATCAACGTGAAGATCTGCCCGGTCACCGACGCGGGCGGGGCCGTCGGGTCGCTTGCAGTCTACGGGATGGATGTCACCGAACAGAAGAACACGGGGGACGCCCTGAAAAAGGCCAGCAAAAAACTCAACCTCCTCTCCGGGATCACGCGGCACGATATGCTCAACCAGATCACGGTGGCGCTGGGGTCGCTCTCCCTTGCCTCACAACAGATCGATGATGAGGAGGTCAGGGCACGGATCGAGCACGCGCATGCGGCTGTGATGAATATCCAGAAGGGTCTTGAGTTCGCAAAAGACTATCAGAACATGGGGATGATGCCCCCGGCGTGGCAGCGCCTGGATGCGGTGGTCAGGGCGGCGGCGGCATCGGTCCCCCTTGACGGCATCCTCCTCGATCTGCAGGCCGAGGCGGTGGAGGTCTTCGCTGACCCGATGCTTGAGAGGGTCTTTGCGAACCTCCTGGATAATGCGGTGCGGCACGGGGAGGGGGTGACAGCGATCGGGATCTCGTGCCATGAACAGGATGACGGGAGCGCCGCCATCGTCATAGAGGACAACGGGATCGGGGTTCCTGAGGGGTTGAAGGAGCGGATCTTCGAGAGCGGTTATGGACGGCACACCGGCCACGGCCTCTTCCTTGTGCGTGAGATCCTGGATATCACCGGCATCTCCATCGCCGAGATCGGAGAGGAGGGGAAGGGGGCGCGGTTCGTCATCACCGCACCTCCGGGAGGCCATCGCCCGGCATCTGAGTGCCCGGGCATTGCGCCCCGGATCGCCCCGCAGACGTGA
- a CDS encoding TIGR03557 family F420-dependent LLM class oxidoreductase, whose product METKVGYFASLEQYKPRDALEQTVRAENVGFDSVWADDHFHPWYHTNAQSAQAWAWMGAALEATKRVFISTCITCPIMRYNPAIVAQTFATLRQMYPGRVGVAIGAGEAMNEVPVTGEWPSVPERQDMTVEAIGVMRQLWGGQEPVTFKGKYYTLDKAFLYTKPDDEVPLYFSGMGPKGARLAGKYGDHLMTVAADPSVLKNVTIPNFVKGAADSGKDPSKMERAMLIWYSVDPDYEKAIEGLRFWAGCLVPAMFKYKVYDSKEVEVHANLVGHDMMKENYMVATDAEDLIKEIERFKAAGITHFCLGNSSPDVNLGIDVFKDVIPHVKN is encoded by the coding sequence ATGGAGACAAAAGTAGGCTACTTCGCGTCTCTGGAGCAGTACAAACCCAGAGACGCACTGGAACAGACTGTAAGAGCAGAAAATGTCGGCTTCGACTCGGTCTGGGCTGACGACCACTTCCACCCCTGGTACCACACCAATGCCCAATCCGCACAGGCATGGGCCTGGATGGGCGCGGCCCTTGAAGCAACGAAGAGGGTCTTTATTTCCACCTGCATCACCTGCCCGATCATGAGGTACAACCCGGCGATCGTTGCGCAGACATTTGCAACGCTGAGGCAGATGTACCCCGGCAGAGTGGGTGTCGCCATCGGCGCCGGGGAGGCGATGAACGAAGTGCCGGTGACCGGCGAATGGCCGAGCGTGCCCGAGCGCCAGGACATGACGGTGGAGGCCATCGGCGTGATGCGCCAGCTCTGGGGCGGTCAGGAGCCCGTCACCTTCAAGGGGAAGTATTACACCCTCGACAAGGCGTTCCTGTACACCAAGCCCGACGATGAGGTTCCCCTCTACTTCAGCGGCATGGGCCCGAAGGGAGCACGCCTCGCCGGCAAGTACGGCGACCACCTGATGACCGTAGCGGCAGACCCCTCGGTGCTGAAGAACGTCACGATCCCGAACTTCGTCAAGGGTGCAGCCGATTCAGGAAAGGACCCGAGCAAGATGGAGCGTGCGATGCTAATCTGGTACTCGGTCGATCCCGACTATGAGAAGGCAATCGAAGGCCTCCGCTTCTGGGCCGGATGCCTGGTCCCTGCCATGTTCAAGTACAAGGTCTATGACTCAAAGGAAGTCGAGGTCCACGCAAACCTTGTCGGACATGACATGATGAAAGAAAACTACATGGTTGCGACCGATGCCGAAGATCTCATCAAGGAGATCGAGAGATTCAAGGCCGCCGGAATCACTCACTTCTGCCTCGGAAATTCAAGTCCCGACGTGAACCTGGGCATTGATGTCTTCAAGGACGTCATTCCACACGTCAAGAACTAA
- the hcp gene encoding hydroxylamine reductase: MYCYQCEETAKGCGCTTMGVCGKDTETAGLQDVLIYLAKGIAVRNCAAMEKGTGNGKAGKFIAEVLFATLTNVNFDKERFHAYIREAISIRDALPPAGEIEPDACTWTPADDAAIAAKAGEVGVLATANEDVRSLRELLVYGLKGVGAYYYHADALGYEDDEITAFIQRALASTLQDLTLDEMVGIILECGGVGVRVLALLDTANTATFGAPQITMVRTAPGTRPGILVTGHDLKDLHDLLEQTKGLGVDIYTHGEMLPAHAYPAFKKYGHLIGNYGGSWPFQKEEFEAFNGPVLVTTNCLVPPKESYKDRIYTTGPVGFEGVAHIPEAADGTKDFSAMIRHAQGCQPPKNLHGRARPSWVSLFGEKGGDGNRDLITGCAHGAVLAIAGTVIDAVKAGAIRRFVVMAGCDGRQGERSYYTEFAQALPKDTVILTAGCAKYRYNSLDLGDIDGIPRLLDAGQCNDCYSLVVIAQALAEAFGVGINDLPVSYNIAWYEQKAVLVLLALLHLGVKNITLGPRLPAFVSPGVLNVLVENFGIRKNTTVAEDLHLMVPGN, from the coding sequence ATGTATTGTTACCAGTGTGAAGAGACCGCAAAAGGGTGCGGGTGCACGACGATGGGCGTCTGCGGCAAGGACACCGAGACCGCCGGGCTCCAGGACGTCCTGATCTACCTGGCAAAGGGGATTGCGGTGCGCAACTGTGCGGCGATGGAGAAGGGAACCGGGAACGGAAAGGCCGGAAAGTTCATCGCCGAGGTGCTCTTTGCGACCCTGACCAACGTGAACTTCGACAAAGAGCGCTTCCACGCGTATATCAGGGAAGCGATCTCGATCCGCGACGCCCTCCCCCCGGCCGGCGAGATCGAACCCGACGCCTGCACCTGGACGCCGGCGGACGACGCGGCGATCGCGGCGAAGGCCGGAGAGGTCGGCGTGCTGGCGACCGCGAATGAAGACGTCAGGTCTTTGCGCGAACTCCTCGTCTACGGCCTCAAGGGCGTCGGCGCCTACTACTACCACGCCGACGCCCTCGGTTACGAGGACGACGAGATCACGGCGTTCATCCAGCGGGCGCTCGCCTCCACCCTCCAGGACCTCACCCTCGACGAGATGGTCGGGATCATTCTGGAGTGCGGCGGCGTCGGCGTGCGGGTGCTGGCGCTCCTCGACACGGCGAACACCGCGACCTTCGGCGCCCCCCAGATCACGATGGTCAGGACGGCGCCGGGCACGCGGCCCGGGATCCTGGTCACCGGTCACGACCTCAAAGACCTCCACGACCTCCTGGAGCAGACGAAGGGCCTCGGCGTCGATATCTACACCCACGGCGAGATGCTGCCGGCGCACGCCTACCCGGCCTTCAAAAAATACGGACACCTGATCGGGAACTACGGCGGGTCGTGGCCCTTCCAGAAAGAGGAGTTCGAGGCCTTCAACGGCCCGGTGCTCGTCACCACCAACTGCCTGGTACCGCCGAAGGAGTCGTACAAAGACCGCATCTACACCACCGGCCCGGTCGGGTTCGAAGGCGTCGCCCATATCCCGGAGGCGGCGGACGGCACAAAGGACTTTTCCGCCATGATCAGGCACGCACAGGGCTGCCAACCCCCGAAGAACCTCCACGGCAGGGCCAGGCCCAGCTGGGTCTCCCTCTTCGGGGAGAAGGGCGGCGATGGCAACCGCGACCTCATCACCGGGTGCGCCCACGGTGCGGTGCTCGCCATCGCCGGCACCGTCATCGATGCCGTGAAGGCGGGCGCGATCAGGCGCTTCGTCGTCATGGCCGGGTGCGACGGGCGGCAGGGCGAGCGCTCCTACTACACCGAGTTCGCGCAGGCACTCCCGAAGGACACCGTGATCCTGACCGCCGGATGCGCCAAGTACCGCTACAACAGCCTCGACCTCGGCGATATCGACGGCATCCCCCGCCTCCTTGACGCCGGTCAGTGCAACGACTGCTACTCCCTGGTCGTCATCGCCCAGGCGCTCGCGGAGGCATTCGGCGTCGGGATCAACGACCTGCCGGTCTCGTACAACATCGCCTGGTACGAGCAGAAGGCGGTGCTCGTCCTCCTCGCCCTCCTGCACCTCGGCGTGAAGAATATCACCCTCGGCCCCCGCCTCCCGGCCTTCGTCTCACCCGGCGTCCTGAACGTCCTGGTCGAGAACTTCGGGATCAGGAAGAACACCACCGTCGCCGAAGACCTGCACCTGATGGTCCCGGGGAACTGA
- a CDS encoding cupin domain-containing protein, whose translation MKESRIVDLFDETKIIYPEKEVDAKETAWYEHPAFKGVFLKDLVRGKDTGGQFSCHIVMIEKGCEVGNHSHNVQWEFNEAIDGNGVFILGDKEIRFNAGYSFVTPPGVEHTVIAEGKDLYILAKFVPAL comes from the coding sequence ATGAAAGAATCGAGAATCGTCGATCTGTTTGATGAAACAAAGATCATCTATCCGGAAAAGGAGGTGGATGCAAAGGAAACGGCATGGTATGAACATCCGGCCTTCAAGGGCGTGTTTCTCAAAGACCTCGTCAGAGGAAAGGATACAGGAGGCCAGTTCAGCTGCCATATCGTGATGATTGAAAAAGGGTGCGAAGTGGGCAATCACTCTCATAACGTCCAATGGGAGTTCAATGAGGCCATTGACGGAAACGGAGTATTTATTCTCGGGGATAAAGAGATCAGGTTCAACGCCGGGTACTCCTTTGTCACCCCGCCGGGGGTGGAGCATACCGTCATTGCCGAAGGGAAAGACCTCTATATACTGGCGAAATTCGTCCCCGCCCTCTAA
- a CDS encoding queuosine precursor transporter — protein sequence MDFPVVWLYWITSLTLVTYASAHIIKRYREYGYAALVGFYVVYLAASQIIATRTVAFDLGIAVFFAPASVFIYPFLSQAIDMINEVYGEEKTRIAIGIAFLSQVLLVAFILMTNSLAPAPFFAYEKTWQEIFSLGIRIVVASWIAFLITQTLDARVFALLKARYPDRILLRSLSSDIFGLTLDSVIFVTLAFAGVAPLLPLIVGQIVAKNIVGFLDTPWFWWYKRYLEGERA from the coding sequence ATGGACTTCCCGGTCGTCTGGCTCTACTGGATCACAAGCCTCACCCTCGTCACCTACGCCTCGGCCCATATCATCAAACGCTACCGGGAGTACGGCTATGCGGCGCTGGTCGGTTTCTATGTCGTTTACCTCGCCGCCTCGCAGATCATCGCCACGCGGACCGTCGCCTTCGACCTGGGCATCGCCGTCTTCTTCGCCCCGGCCTCGGTCTTTATCTACCCCTTCCTCTCGCAGGCGATCGACATGATCAACGAGGTCTATGGCGAGGAGAAGACCAGGATCGCTATAGGGATCGCCTTTCTCTCGCAGGTGCTCCTGGTCGCCTTCATCCTGATGACCAACTCCCTTGCGCCTGCACCCTTCTTCGCCTATGAGAAGACCTGGCAGGAGATCTTCTCCCTCGGGATCAGGATCGTCGTCGCCTCCTGGATCGCCTTCCTGATCACCCAGACGCTCGACGCCCGGGTCTTCGCCCTCCTCAAGGCCCGGTACCCTGACCGGATCCTGCTGCGGAGCCTCTCCAGCGACATCTTCGGGCTCACCCTCGACAGCGTGATCTTCGTCACCCTCGCCTTTGCCGGGGTGGCCCCGCTCCTCCCCCTGATCGTCGGCCAGATCGTCGCGAAGAACATCGTCGGGTTCCTGGACACGCCCTGGTTCTGGTGGTATAAGAGGTACCTCGAGGGGGAGCGGGCCTGA
- a CDS encoding winged helix-turn-helix transcriptional regulator: MQDGCTVNETVKYLGKKWTLLILLELYKGDGYSRRFSELKDSIPGITSKVLSARLKELEEEGLVWKRVEASAFPVKSEYGLSESGVEIIGVVREIKRWALKWKIDNLACGAQDCRDCVL, from the coding sequence ATGCAGGACGGGTGCACGGTCAATGAGACGGTGAAATATCTCGGGAAAAAGTGGACGCTCCTGATATTGCTGGAGCTCTACAAAGGGGATGGGTATTCCCGCCGGTTCTCCGAACTCAAGGACTCCATCCCCGGGATCACCTCGAAGGTGCTCTCGGCGCGGCTGAAGGAACTGGAGGAGGAGGGGCTTGTGTGGAAACGCGTCGAGGCGTCTGCCTTCCCGGTGAAGAGCGAGTATGGGCTTTCTGAGAGCGGCGTCGAGATCATCGGGGTGGTGAGGGAGATCAAGCGCTGGGCGCTGAAGTGGAAGATCGACAACCTCGCCTGCGGGGCGCAGGACTGCCGGGACTGCGTGCTGTGA